In one window of Episyrphus balteatus chromosome 3, idEpiBalt1.1, whole genome shotgun sequence DNA:
- the LOC129915813 gene encoding arfaptin-2, translated as MTHSVHAERSIHEMLKDTPPMNESGSAIHSGTEGRQFKPPNSLPLRSNHSAPVTPMSPSSPQNGIDTNFLRTGASKIDTIKNWSISTYKCTRQIMLEKLGKSQRTVDSELEAQIEQLRETQRKYLSILRLTRAFSSHFHHVVVTQHALAEAFSDLAQKSPELQEEFTCNSETQRNLTKNGELLLNALNFFISSVNTLCNKTIDDTLLTIRQYETARVEFDAYRMDLENSRPEIPQSPISEEAQKNFLRQKELYEKLRADVAVKMQFLDENRIKVMHKQLVLLHNAIAAYFSGNAIALESTLKQFNIKLKSPNTATGSWLEQ; from the exons ATGACGCACTCAGTGCATGCTGAACGAAGTATACATGAAATGCTGAAAGATACCCCGCCGATGAATGAAAGTGGTAGTGCCATTCATTCGGGCACAGAAGGTAGGCAATTTAAGCCACCAAATAGTTTGCCACTGCGCAGCAATCATTCCG CACCAGTTACTCCAATGAGTCCAAGCAGCCCACAAAATGGCATCGATACGAATTTTCTTCGAACCGGAGCTTCGAAAATTGACACCATCAAGAATTGGAGTATATCGACTTACAAGTGTACGCGGCAAATTATGTTGGAAAAACTGGGTAAATCACAGCGAACTGTTGACTCTGAGCTCGAAGCTCAAATCGAGCAATTGAGAGAAACTCAAAGGAAATACTTGTCTATATTGCGTCTTACCAGAGCGTTTAGCTCCCATTTCCATCATGTTGTGGTAACTCAACATGCATTGGCCGAGGCTTTTTCGGATTTGGCCCAAAAAAGTCCCGAACTGCAAGAAGAGTTCACTTGCAATTCGGAAACGCAAAGAAATTTGACAAAGAATGGAGAACTTTTGTTGAAtgctttgaacttttttatatcGTCTGTAAACACTTTGTGCAATAAGACAATTGATGATACTTTATTGACTATTCGTCAATATGAAACTGCAAG AGTTGAATTTGATGCATACCGAATGGACTTGGAAAATTCCAGACCAGAAATACCACAGAGCCCAATATCAGAAGAGGCGCAAAAGAATTTCCTACGACAAAAAGAACTTTATGAGAAGCTTAGAGCAGATGTGGCTGTTAAAATGCAATTCCTTGATGAAAATAGG ATTAAAGTTATGCACAAGCAACTGGTGCTTTTGCACAATGCCATTGCTGCTTATTTCTCAGGGAATGCTATAGCTCTAGAAAGTACTCTAAAGCAGTTTAATATAAAG ttGAAATCTCCAAACACAGCAACAGGTTCTTGGTTAGAACAGTAG
- the LOC129915814 gene encoding dnaJ homolog subfamily C member 17: protein MSAEFAKLNLYEYIGVDIDAQESDIRKAYRKKALACHPDKNPDNPKAAETFHILSRALEVLTDATARAAYDKVFKAKKAAEVRNQQLDSKRQKLKADLEQRERDASVASQRNFKGYSTVQKTDEQVLQEQIDRLREEGSKLLEEELASMRRELKKTVVTQAPKFDSTLHRIKIKWKAEKNDPTNGGYSESKLMNYLKKYGEIEAFVMSKKNGSALVEFKSLESSEMALLYEKGDLSNCLSLEWITPPPKQNQNGSLNVGSSNDFESLVLRQLRQAEERKRLIEQMQKEDQDGS, encoded by the coding sequence ATGTCGGCGGAATTCGCAAAATTAAATCTTTATGAATATATCGGTGTAGATATCGATGCCCAAGAATCAGATATCCGAAAAGCATACCGAAAAAAGGCGCTAGCATGCCATCCGGACAAAAATCCAGATAACCCAAAAGCAGCCGAAACTTTTCATATTCTCTCAAGAGCTCTAGAAGTCCTTACCGATGCGACAGCAAGAGCGGCTTATGATAAAGTATTCAAAGCGAAAAAAGCCGCCGAAGTCCGTAATCAGCAGCTAGATAGCAAAAGACAAAAACTAAAAGCCGATTTGGAGCAAAGGGAACGAGATGCAAGTGTTGCAAGCCAACGTAATTTCAAAGGTTACTCAACTGTTCAGAAGACCGATGAACAAGTTCTTCAAGAGCAAATAGATCGACTGCGGGAAGAAGGGTCCAAGTTGCTTGAAGAAGAACTTGCTTCTATGCGACGGGAATTGAAAAAAACCGTAGTGACACAAGCTCCCAAATTCGATTCAACTCTTCATCgaatcaaaataaaatggaaagCAGAAAAGAATGACCCAACAAATGGTGGCTATTCAGAGTCGAAGTTAATGAATTACCTGAAAAAGTATGGAGAAATTGAAGCTTTTGTTATGTCAAAGAAGAATGGTAGTGCTTTAGTAGAATTTAAATCATTAGAATCTAGTGAAATGGCTTTGTTATATGAAAAAGGAGATCTTAGTAATTGCTTGAGCTTAGAGTGGATTACACCACCGCCTAAGCAAAATCAGAATGGTTCTCTGAATGTCGGATCATCAAATGACTTTGAAAGTTTAGTTCTTAGACAGTTGAGGCAAGCTGAAGAACGAAAGCGTTTGATCGAACAAATGCAGAAAGAAGATCAAGACGGTTCATAG
- the LOC129915818 gene encoding diphthamide biosynthesis protein 3, translating into MSIYHDEVEIEDFEYDEEEEMYYYPCPCGDRFQISKDELIEGEEVATCPSCSLIVKVIYDPEMFKAEDDEEQLHNKLKDLSLEKN; encoded by the exons ATGAGTATTTATCATGACGAAGTTGAAATTGAAGACTTTGAATATGACGAAGAAGAGGAAATGTATTACTACCCTTGTCCCTGTGGCGATAGATTTCAAATTTCTAAG GACGAATTAATTGAGGGAGAAGAAGTAGCTACATGCCCCAGTTGTTCTCTTATTGTGAAAGTCATTTATGATCCT GAAATGTTTAAAGCGGAAGACGATGAAGAACAACTTCACAATAAGCTGAAAGACTTGAGCTTGGAAAAGAACTAA
- the LOC129915816 gene encoding histone-arginine methyltransferase METTL23: MTSGSFQMTDGSTTEHLKKFVFTNVTQANQGIPPEKSLEILIPELLQSGYSFYTWPCAPILAWFLWERRHSLVGKRVLELGAGTALPGILAAKCGAQVVLSDNCILPKSLAHIRRACLANNLVPGQSIDVIGLSWGLLLNSVFNLGSLDLIIAADCFYDPGVFEDIVVTISFLLDRNPEAKFIFTYQERSADWSIEALLKKWNLHAVQINIDDIGKYSGVDLIELMGGHTIHLVEVSK, from the exons ATGACATCAGGAAGTTTTCAAATGACTGATGGATCTACTACAGAACATTTGAAGAAATTCGTCTTCACAAACGTTACACAAGCAAATCAAGGCATACCACCTGAAAAGTCTCTTGAAATACTTATTCCCGAG CTCCTGCAATCCGGCTACTCGTTTTACACTTGGCCTTGTGCTCCAATTCTAGCTTGGTTTCTGTGGGAACGACGTCATTCATTAGTTGGGAAACGAGTTCTAGAACTTGGTGCTGGCACCGCTCTTCCTGGTATTTTAGCCGCAAAGTGCGGAGCCCAAGTAGTCCTCAGCGATAATTGTATTCTTCCAAAATCATTGGCACACATTCGCCGTGCTTGTTTGGCAAACAATTTAGTTCCTGGTCAAAGCATTGATGTAATCGGTCTCAGTTGGGGTTTACTATTAAACAGTGTCTTCAACTTGGGTAGCCTTGATTTAATCATTGCTGCCGATTGTTTCTACGATCCAGGTGTATTCGAAGATATTGTTGTTACAATATCATTTTTATTAGACAGGAATCCCGAAGCAAAGTTCATATTCACTTATCAGGAACGTAGCGCTGATTGGTCAATAGAGGCATTGCTAAAAAAGTGGAATTTACATGCAGTTCAGATCAATATCGACGATATTGGAAAGTATTCTGGAGTAGATTTGATTGAATTGATGGGCGGTCATACCATTCATTTAGTTGAAGTATCTAAATaa
- the LOC129915118 gene encoding uncharacterized protein LOC129915118 → MNKDIMRCHFRATKCGTDPAGYRARQHLHFVALYPELSERLTEQNVADRCRAITRRLLLPSIEIVQIEQEILEELRPRQRLSLLSRRSETEHSVAEIPQQVEVLNEIQPEPNMEEIPNQGEEVLNRYRDSLGPGDILFQVAFDNFQEAYIEFEGMDPLLRPRIPKVPVTKKTLNLINHMNNIIDAELQGWHELTHVQSVIFCAAVAITRTLHGEKIRLTQKLQVFSARLKRYLSIRKRREDNKAFKANQRKFYASLNGNSNLAITPIEDITPFERFWENVLEKPETHNNQATWLTAFQQFPLMTSSPISVEDLREVLSNSINWKAPGPDELQNFWLKRLTSAHPHVVRCFNKILDKEQRIPEFFTKGRTFLIPKNRDTENPSAFRLITCLVTLYKAFTAIISNRIWQHCDSNGIIPCEQKGCAKRSRGCKELITIDAIIAQNSVHNNRNLSVAYIDYQNAYDNVPHSYLIEALRIHGVDNKIVEFFMYSMDQWKTTIHVGGSTTREICVRRGLFQGDSFSPLWFCLSLAPLSKLLNESSNGYRIEREMSITHLLYIDDLKLFARSRKHLQSLLNIVKKFSEDIKMNFGFDKCKAVEMIRGKIERTEGFDFAEGTIETLQENEPYKYLGVLEMKSIQHTTMKQQLKTSFIERVKKLCKTKLNSGNLTKAINSFAIPVLLYSFGLIKWSETDLEDLQRQIRVVLTSQRFHHPKSAIERTTLPRNEGGLGILDLVNQQGMQVVKLRQYFMETSGNLRYQKIMEMDKNFTPLKLSEHEYQPHIFTISSRVEQWKAKAIHGKYPFQLNSVDIDKARSTEWLQKGQLFPETEGFIMAIQDGVVATRQYRRAILHEDIDNGCRRCHQSLESIEHILNGCSMLANHEYLKRHNDVAKIIHQELALRLKLISSKKPYYEYEADEVIFNNSYKLYWDRQMSTDHTILANRPDIVWIDKTNLCGFIIDIAVPLTANLNRTFGEKLSKYADLAHEVKQREKLRSIRIVPIVVSSTGMIGNNVMEELKRMQCDHLVHDILKSIILNSCRTVRKFLEQP, encoded by the exons ATGAATAAAGACATTATGCGCTGTCACTTTAGAGCTACAAAATGCGGAACTGATCCTGCTGGATACAGAGCAAGACAACATCTTCACTTTGTTGCTTTATATCCAGAACTCAGTGAAAGATTAACTGAGCAAAATGTTGCTGACAGATGTAGAGCGATTACAAGAAGACTCCTCTTACCAAGTATTGAAATTGTTCAGATTGAACAAGAAATTTTGGAAGAGTTGAGACCACGCCAAAGATTAAGCCTCTTGAGCAGAAGGTCTGAAACAGAACATAGTGTGGCAGAAATACCACAGCAAGTGGAAGTCCTAAATGAAATTCAGCCAGAACCAAATATGGAAGAAATACCAAATCAAGGTGAAGAAGTTTTGAATAGATACAGAGATTCTTTGGGCCCCggagatattttatttcaagtaGCTTTTGATAATTTCCAGGAAGCCTACATAGAATTTGAAGGTATGGATCCACTTTTAAGACCAAGGATTCCAAAAGTTCCTGTCaccaaaaaaacattgaatctAATAAACCATATGAATAATATAATCGATGCGGAACTTCAGGGTTGGCATGAGTTAACACATGTTCAAAGTGTTATATTTTGTGCAGCGGTGGCAATCACAAGAACTctgcacggagaaaaaataag ACTTACCCAAAAACTTCAGGTATTCAGTGCTCGTTTGAAGAGGTATTTATCGATTAGAAAACGAAGAGAGGATAATAAGGCCTTTAAAGCTAACCAAAGGAAGTTTTATGCTAGTCTAAATGGAAATAGCAATTTGGCAATAACACCGATAGAAGATATAACTCCTTTTGAGAGGTTTTGGGAAAATGTGTTGGAAAAACCAGAAACACATAATAACCAAGCAACATGGTTAACCGCTTTTCAACAGTTTCCACTTATGACGAGCAGTCCAATAAGTGTTGAAGATCTTCGGGAGGTGCTTAGCAACTCCATTAACTGGAAAGCCCCAGGGCCGGATGAACTTCAAAACTTTTGGCTTAAAAGATTAACAAGCGCTCATCCTCATGTTGTTCGATGTTTCAACAAAATATTGGATAAGGAACAAAGAATTccagaattttttacaaaagggCGAACCTTTCTTATCCCAAAAAATAGAGATACGGAAAATCCGAGTGCTTTTAGGCTAATAACATGTTTAGTTACATTATATAAAGCTTTTACTGCCATTATAAGCAATAGAATTTGGCAGCACTGTGATTCGAATGGCATAATCCCATGTGAACAAAAAGGATGCGCTAAAAGATCCAGAGGATGTAAGGAACTGATCACGATTGATGCTATAATCGCCCAAAACTCAGTTCATAATAATCGAAACTTAAGTGTAGCTTATATTGATTACCAAAACGCATATGATAACGTACCCCATTCATACTTAATTGAAGCATTAAGAATTCACGGAGTGGATAACAAAATAGTGGAATTCTTTATGTATTCTATGGACCAATGGAAAACGACTATACATGTTGGAGGATCCACAACTAGGGAGATATGTGTGAGAAGAGGATTATTCCAAGGAGATTCTTTTAGTCCGCTGTGGTTTTGCTTGAGTCTGGCGCCCCTTAGTAAACTGCTAAATGAATCATCGAACGGATACAGGATCGAGCGAGAAATGAGTATCACGCATCTTCTATATATTGATGATCTTAAGCTATTTGCGAGATCTAGAAAACATCTTCAGAGTCTTCTCAATATAGTGAAGAAATTTAGTGAAGATATAAAAATGAACTTTGGGTTCGATAAGTGCAAAGCGGTGGAAATGATACGTGGAAAAATCGAAAGAACTGAAGGTTTTGATTTTGCAGAAGGGACCATTGAAACGCTACAAGAAAATGAACCTTATAAATATCTTGGAGTTCTGGAAATGAAAAGCATACAGCACACAACAATGAAGCAGCAACTAAAAACAAGTTTCATTGAAAGAGTAAAAAAGTTATGCAAAACAAAACTCAACAGTGGTAACTTAACAAAAGCCATTAATAGCTTCGCAATTCCTGTACTCTTATATTCCTTTGGTTTGATAAAGTGGAGTGAGACTGATTTGGAAGACCTTCAAAGACAAATAAGAGTAGTGCTGACGTCGCAACGATTTCATCACCCTAAATCGGCGATTGAGAGAACAACTTTACCGCGAAATGAAGGTGGGTTGGGAATACTAGATCTAGTAAACCAGCAAGGCATGCAAGTGGTCAAATTAAGGCAGTATTTCATGGAAACTAGTGGCAATCTCAGGTATCAAAAAATCATGGAGATGGATAAAAACTTTACTCCTTTAAAATTAAGTGAGCATGAATATCAGCCCCATATTTTTACAATTTCGAGCCGAGTCGAACAGTGGAAGGCGAAAGCTATTCATGGAAAGTACCCCTTCCAATTGAATTCTGTGGATATAGATAAAGCTAGGTCAACCGAATGGCTTCAAAAGGGACAGCTGTTTCCAGAAACTGAAGGTTTTATCATGGCAATTCAAGATGGAGTTGTGGCAACAAGGCAGTATCGGCGAGCCATTCTTCATGAGGATATCGATAACGGTTGCAGACGATGCCACCAATCCCTAGAGTCTATTGAACACATTTTGAATGGATGCTCAATGTTGGCAAACCACGAATACCTTAAACGGCACAATGATGTTGCCAAAATAATCCACCAAGAACTCGCCTTGAGGTTAAAGCTCATTAGCTCCAAGAAGCCATATTACGAATATGAAGCGGACGAAGTAATCTTCAACAACAGCTACAAACTATATTGGGATCGCCAAATGAGTACGGACCACACAATTCTAGCGAATCGCCCGGATATAGTGTGGATCGACAAAACAAATTTGTGTGGGTTCATAATAGATATAGCGGTTCCGTTGACGGCCAATCTAAATCGAACATTTGGTGAAAAGTTATCGAAATACGCAGATCTAGCTCACGAAGTTAAACAACGAGAAAAATTAAGGAGTATTCGGATAGTACCAATTGTTGTATCTAGTACGGGTATGATTGGAAATAACGTTATGGAGGAACTAAAAAGAATGCAATGCGACCACCTTGTGCACGATATATTGAAGTCCATCATATTGAATAGCTGCAGGACCGTACGCAAGTTTTTGGAACAACCGTGA